The following are encoded together in the Glycine max cultivar Williams 82 chromosome 8, Glycine_max_v4.0, whole genome shotgun sequence genome:
- the LOC100788193 gene encoding alpha-amylase 3, chloroplastic gives MSISTTTTTPLFCFNHYFTRERELSIHRSRPKPFSLTSASTLTLFNSNNNNNCNYSFASCKPHKFHTPKFEAFATNTDTLESIQSSDVSFDQTFPINRTELVEGKIFVRLDQGKDLGNWELTVGCNLPGKWILHWGVSRVDDVGSEWDQPPRDMIPPGSIPIKDYAIETPMKKSLSSAEGDILHEVKIDLKPNNDISAINFVLKDEETGAWYQHKGRDFKVPLVNYLKEDANIIGPKKGFSLWPGALGQISNILLKSEATHDKDQDDNSGSINTKVENSQLEGFYVDLSITKEVIVENSISVSIRKCSETAKNILYLETDIPGDILLHWGVCRDDLKWWEIPPAPHPPETIAFKDRALRTKLQSRDSGEGSSVQLSLGEEFSGFLFVLKLNDSTWINDMGDDFYIPLPSSGSIITGNREDQSEGVQKEVTEEAGQEESISAFTDEIINEIRHLVTDISSEKNRKTKSKEAQESILQEIEKLAAEAYSIFRSSVPSFSEETIAESEAAVESKTLLLPDLPPQISSGTGTGYEIVCQGFNWESHKSGRWYMELKEKAAELASFGFTVIWLPPPTESVSPEGYMPKDLYNLNSRYGTIDELKDVVKTLHEVGIKVLGDAVLNHRCAHFKNQSGIWNLFGGRLNWDDRAIVADDPHFQGRGNKSSGDNFHAAPNIDHSQDFVRKDLKEWLCWMREEIGYDGWRLDFVRGFWGGYVKDYLEASEPYFAVGEYWDSLSYTYGEMDHNQDAHRQRIVDWINATAGTAGAFDVTTKGILHSALERCEYWRLSDQKGKPPGVLGWWPSRAVTFIENHDTGSTQGHWRFPSGKEMQGYAYTLTHPGTPSVFYDHIFSHYKTEIATLISIRKRNKIHCRSTLKICKAERDVYAAIVDDKVAMKIGPGHFEPPSGSQRWSSALEGRDYKIWEAS, from the exons ATGAGTATCTCCACCACTACCACCACCCCTCTCTTCTGCTTCAACCACTACTTCACAAGAGAAAGAGAACTTTCCATTCACCGTTCCAGGCCAAAGCCATTCTCTCTCACTTCCGCTTCCACTCTCACCCTCTTCAactccaacaacaacaataactgTAACTATAGCTTTGCCTCTTGCAAACCACACAAGTTTCACACTCCAAAGTTTGAAGCTTTTGCCACAAACACGGATACCCTCGAGTCAATTCAGTCCTCTGATGTCTCGTTCGATCAGACTTTCCCCATCAACCGAACTGAACTG GTGGAGGGAAAGATCTTTGTAAGATTGGATCAGGGGAAGGATTTGGGAAATTGGGAGCTTACAGTGGGTTGCAATCTACCAGGGAAATGGATTCTTCACTGGGGAGTTTCCCGTGTGGATGATGTTGGAAG TGAATGGGATCAACCTCCTCGCGATATGATACCCCCTGGATCTATTCCTATTAAG GACTATGCAATAGAGACACCTATGAAGAAATCATTGTCATCTGCTGAAGGAGATATTTTACATGAAGTCAAGATTGATCTTAAACCCAACAATGATATTTCAGCTATTAATTTTGTTCTCAAG GATGAGGAAACCGGTGCTTGGTACCAACACAAAGGAAGAGATTTCAAGGTTCCTCTGGTCAACTACCTTAAAGAGGATGCTAATATAATTGGACCTAAAAAGGGTTTTAGTTTGTGGCCAG GGGCCTTGGGGCAGATATCTAACATTCTCCTCAAGTCAGAAGCAACACATGACAAAGATCAAGATGACAACAGTGGATCCATAAATACAAAAGTGGAAAATAGTCAACTGGAAGGTTTCTATGTAGACCTATCAATTACCAAGGAAGTTATTGTCGAAAACTCTATCAGTGTCTCCATTAGGAAGTGCTCTGAGACAGCtaagaatattttatatttagaaaCAGATATACCTGGAGATATTCTCCTTCACTGGGGTGTTTGTAGGGATGATTTGAAGTGGTGGGAAATTCCACCTGCTCCTCATCCACCAGAAACAatagcatttaaggacagagctTTAAGAACTAAATTACAG TCAAGAGACAGTGGAGAGGGAAGTTCAGTACAACTCTCTTTGGGAGAAGAATTTTCTggatttctttttgttcttaagCTAAATGACAGTACTTGGATAAATGACATGGGAGATGACTTTTATATCCCTCTCCCAAGTTCTGGAAGCATAATTACTGGCAACAGAGAAGATCAATCAGAAGGTGTGCAGAAGGAAGTGACTGAAGAGGCAGGTCAAGAGGAATCTATATCTGCATTTACTGATGAAATAATCAACGAAATAAGGCATTTGGTGACAGACATTTCCTCTGAGAAGAATCGAAAGACAAAATCcaaagaagcacaagaaagcattcttcaagaaattgaaaaactAGCTGCTGAAGCTTATAGTATCTTCAGAAGCTCAGTTCCAAGTTTCTCAGAGGAAACTATTGCGGAATCTGAGGCTGCTGTGGAATCTAAGACACTATTATTGCCTGACTTGCCTCCACAAATTTCCTCGGGAACAGGCACAGGGTACGAAATTGTATGCCAAGGGTTTAATTGGGAATCTCATAAATCTGGAAGATGGTATATGGAGCTTAAAGAGAAAGCTGCAGAACTGGCATCATTTGGCTTTACTGTGATATGGTTACCACCACCTACAGAGTCTGTTTCACCTGAAGGATATATGCCAAaggatttatataatttaaattctaG aTATGGAACTATTGATGAACTGAAGGATGTGGTGAAAACTTTGCATGAAGTTGGAATCAAAGTGCTTGGAGATGCTGTTTTAAATCACCGCTGTGCTCACTTCAAGAACCAGAGTGGTATTTGGAACTTATTTGGAGGTCGTCTCAACTGGGATGATCGTGCAATTGTAGCTGATGATCCACATTTTCAG GGGAGAGGCAACAAGAGTAGTGGAGACAATTTTCATGCTGCTCCAAACATTGATCATTCACAGGACTTTGTGAGAAAGGATCTTAAAGAATGGTTATGCTGGATGAG GGAAGAAATTGGGTATGATGGGTGGAGGCTTGACTTTGTCAGGGGATTTTGGGGTGGCTATGTAAAGGACTACCTGGAAGCAAGTGAACCTTACTTTGCGGTAGGAGAGTACTGGGATTCCCTTAGTTATACATATGGTGAAATGGATCATAATCAAGATGCACATAGGCAGAGGATCGTTGACTGGATCAATGCTACTGCTGGTACTGCTGGTGCATTTGATGTTACAACCAAAGGGATTCTTCACTCT GCTTTGGAAAGATGTGAATATTGGCGCTTGTCAGATCAGAAGGGGAAACCCCCCGGTGTTCTTGGATGGTGGCCGTCTCGTGCTGTTACTTTTATAGAAAATCATGACACTGGCTCTACCCAG GGTCATTGGAGATTTCCCAGTGGAAAAGAAATGCAGGGATATGCCTACACTCTTACTCACCCAGGAACACCATCAGTGTTCTATGACCATATTTTTTCTCACTATAAAACTGAAATAGCAACACTTATCTCTATCAGGAAGCGGAACAAGATCCACTGCAGGAGTACA CTTAAAATTTGCAAGGCAGAAAGGGATGTTTATGCAGCTATCGTTGATGACAAAGTTGCTATGAAAATTGGACCTGGTCATTTTGAACCACCTAGTGGATCTCAAAGATGGTCCTCAGCTTTGGAGGGAAGGGACTATAAGATTTGGGAGGCATCATAA